The following are encoded in a window of Glandiceps talaboti chromosome 5, keGlaTala1.1, whole genome shotgun sequence genomic DNA:
- the LOC144434881 gene encoding heparan sulfate glucosamine 3-O-sulfotransferase 1-like, whose product MTHVWYVPKGKRLKIGIVLSVLIVFLTFMVWRERLMKTSLELKRAHVLPKKISTHSSLQQLQVGDKPASSNIYIPREFDLDRVATGQNLDQKHTISPNMAKLTTVHMNDPSGSRESEYPDDVTIMEGDFSSDSDSDSDVIEAMIDDIDEEYLHKLFQKIEGEGADVDNFDVEFEPAELEEKVKNNVTRKDRIREMFRTAMNQINGLNIQQIRSLIDNTTTTNVLNSCSLRNIRKIKQQGCAKRLPQVIGIGVKKCGTGAFNFFLKQHPSISSRGSEVHYFDRDDRYNNGLDWYQNKMPFSSKDQLTMEKSPKYFVRPYVPKRIHDDLSPNTKLVLVTCNPVKRAISDFVHESLIRRKRRRKHIVVVNNRTTDYIIRDTFEESVIKDDGTVYEENHLINVGIYVKHLQNWLKYFPLEQIHVVDAEIMKTDPYQVMREIETFLSIPQYFTRDHFYYDEQTGYYCAALPKKRCLPKSKRRHHPQVREEVVQKLKEFYSPYNNEMTKLFKRRFLWMDR is encoded by the coding sequence ATGACACACGTTTGGTACGTACCTAAAGGAAAACGGTTAAAAATTGGGATAGTTTTATCTGTCCTAATCGTTTTCCTTACATTTATGGTGTGGCGAGAGAGGCTGATGAAAACGTCGTTGGAGTTGAAAAGAGCACATGTGCTCCCTAAGAAGATCTCCACCCACTCGTCGTTACAACAGTTACAAGTCGGCGATAAGCCAGCATCGAGTAATATCTACATTCCACGAGAGTTTGACTTAGATAGAGTGGCGACCGGACAGAACCTTGATCAAAAACACACGATATCACCAAATATGGCAAAATTAACAACTGTCCATATGAATGACCCTAGCGGCTCGAGGGAGAGTGAATATCctgatgacgtcacaataaTGGAAGGAGACTTCTCCTCAGATTCAGACTCGGACTCAGACGTAATTGAGGCGATGATTGACGATATCGACGaagaatatttacataaactcTTTCAGAAGATCGAAGGCGAAGGTGCTGATGTGGATAACTTTGACGTGGAGTTTGAACCTGCAGAATTGGAAGAAAAGGTGAAGAATAACGTTACAAGAAAAGATAGAATTAGAGAAATGTTCAGAACTGCCATGAATCAGATCAACGGCTTGAATATACAGCAAATAAGGTCTTTAATTGATAATACAACAACCACTAATGTTCTCAACTCATGCTCTTTGAGGAACATTCGCAAAATTAAACAACAGGGATGTGCCAAACGTCTTCCACAGGTGATTGGTATAGGAGTCAAGAAATGCGGCACAGGGGCGTTCAATTTTTTCTTAAAACAGCATCCCTCCATATCTTCACGTGGCTCAGAAGTTCATTATTTCGACAGGGACGACCGATATAACAATGGGCTCGACTGGTATCAAAACAAGATGCCCTTTTCGTCAAAGGATCAACTTACAATGGAGAAATCGCCGAAATATTTTGTTAGACCATACGTTCCGAAAAGAATCCATGATGATTTATCACCGAATACCAAATTAGTTCTGGTGACATGCAACCCGGTAAAGCGCGCCATCTCTGACTTTGTGCACGAATCTTTAATAAGACGTAAACGGCGAAGGAAGCATATAGTCGTGGTCAACAACAGGACGACAGACTATATTATACGTGATACATTTGAAGAAAGCGTTATCAAAGATGACGGTACTGTTTACGAAGAAAACCACCTGATTAACGTCGGAATTTATGTGAAACATTTGCAAAATTGGTTGAAATATTTTCCTTTGGAACAAATTCATGTAGTCGATGCAGAAATCATGAAAACAGATCCATATCAAGTAATGAGAGAAATAGAAACGTTTCTATCTATACCCCAATACTTTACTAGAGACCATTTTTATTACGATGAGCAAACAGGATATTATTGTGCAGCACTTCCAAAGAAAAGGTGTCTGCCGAAGTCTAAAAGGCGCCATCATCCGCAGGTCAGAGAAGAAGTAGTTCAGAAATTGAAAGAGTTTTATTCGCCCTACAACAATGAAATGACGAAATTATTCAAACGACGTTTTCTATGGATGGACAGATAA